The nucleotide window AATGACGTTAAAAGTTATTAGCCCATGAGGGTATTCATATTAAATATTGGCAGGAGCATAGCAATTACCATCGCCCCGATAACCAAACCTAAAGCCAGAATTATTGCCGGCTCAATAAGGGAACTAACGGTTTTTAAATCACCCTCAATTTCTTTTTCATAAGAAACAGCAATATCCGCAAGCACGCTGTCAAGCCTGCCTCCCTCTTCGCCAACGCGGATCATCTGTACAAAAAAATCCGGAAATATCTTGAATTTTCCCAGTGAATCTGAAAAAGGCACGCCTTCGCTTATATCATGGCGCACCTGTTCTAGCTGGGCGACATAAACAGGATTTCCCATCAATGGCCCGGCGCTAGTTAAAGCAGAAAGCAGATTTACTCCGCTTTGTAAAAGCAAAGACAGGCTTCTAGAGAAATTCGCCACAGATTGTTTATAAATAATATCTTTAACCAGGGGAATATGATATTTCAGGCGGCTAAAAGCATTTTCCTGCCCCCGCATCTTCATTTTAAATACGGAAACCAAAACAATGATGAATATAATTATAAATATCCAGTAGGCTTTAAGAAAATTTGAGATATTCATTAAAATAAGGGTGGGTAAAGGAAGCTGGGCCTTAAAATCATCGAACATCCCGGCTATGCGCGGCAAGACAAAAGTAAGCATTACGAATATTGTGCCTATGCCAACTAAGGTCATAAATATAGGATAAGCAAGCGCCTGCTTAACTTTGCTCTTTAAATCTTCAATCCGGCGCAGATAATCCAACAGTTGAATAAGTGCATCTTTGAGTTTTCCTGTTGCTTCTCCGGTATGAATTATATTGATATAAAGCTGCGGAAAATACTGGGGATAGCGGCTAAGGCAGCCGGAGAACGAAATACCGTCTTTAATATTCTTTATAATATCACCCAGCAATGCTTTTTCTGTATGATTTTGGCAATTCTTTTCCAGAAGCCTTAAAGCGCTAAGCAGCTCTACACGCGAATTAACCAAGTTATAGAGCTTCTGGGTAAACAAAACCAGCTGTTTTAAACCCCATTTCCCGGTTGGCCGCAAAACAGTTTTAGGTTTAGCCTTGGTTGATGCTGAGGTTGCAGGCGATAATGATGCAAGGCCAGGTATGCCGTTTGATGGCTCAACAGAGATCGGTACAAGGCCCTTTGCCTGCAATACTTCAAGTACCTGCTCAATACTCTCCCCCTCAATCTTGTCTTGAACAACCTCATTCAGGTTTTTCTTAGCCTTATAAATAAATTGCAACTTAATGCCTCCTGCTTCTTAAAAACTCAGTCATTGCGAGGGCACGAAGTGCCCGAAGCAATCTCGGTTTGGATTGCTGCCCGCCACTAAACCGTTGGCGGGCAGGCGTCGCTGCGCTCCCCGCAATGACGAATATTATTCCAGTTCCACCACGCGCATAATTTCTTCTTTAGTAGTCAGGCCCTGCTCAACCAAAAACATGCCATTTTCCATAAGTGTGCGCATACCTTTTTTTCTGGCGGCAGACTTAATCTCCTGAGCATTTTTATGCTCGCCAATCATTGCGCGGATATCGTCATCAATAAGCATAATCTCATATATTGGCCTTCTGCCTTTAAAGCCGGTTTCACTGCAAGATTCGCAGCCTTTGCCTTTGCACAATGGGCAAAGCAGGCGAACTAGGCGTTGGGCAATAATTACCTCAACCGAAGAAGCCAATAAATACGGCTCAATCCCCATATCCATAAGCCGGGCAACACCGCTTGCGGAATCATTGGTGTGCAAAGTTGAAAAAACCAAATGGCCTGTAAGCGACGAACGAATTGCAAGATCCGCGGTTTCAGAATCACGAATCTCGCCAATCATCATTATATCCGGGTCATGCCTTAAGACACTTCTTAAAGCGCTGGCAAAAGTCAGCCCCACTTTAGGATTAACATGAATCTGAGTTATACCTTCAATTGCATATTCTACCGGGTCTTCAATACTAATAATTTTTACCTCTTTACGATTCAGGCGGCTTAAGCAAGTATAAAGCGTGGTCGTCTTACCGCTACCGGTAGGGCCGGTAATTAAAATAATCCCATGCGGTTTTTGCAGAAGCCTTTCGATTGTTTTTAAATCTTCCGGCATAAATCCTATCTTATTCAAATCCAACAACACCTGAGATGGCAGAATACGAATAACTACATTCTCGCCAAAATAACCCTGCAATATGGAAACTCTTAAGTCCACTTCTGTGCCATCAAGCAGGCGTACCTTTGCCCGGCCGTCCTGCGGAATGCGATGCTCCACCACATCCAAATGGCACATAATCTTAATACGCGAAACGATTGCCGGTTCAATATAATAGGCGTCCTGCGGCATTTTCATCTCACGCAATACTCCATCAATACGATAACGTAAAACTATTTTATCCACGTATATTTCGATATGGATATCGGTAGCGCGCATCTTAATTGCCTCTGTAATTATCTGATTAACCAACTTAATTACCGAAGCCTCATCGGCATTTTTCTCAATATCCTCAACACTTTGGTCTTTGGTTAATTTAGTACCCTGGCTGATCTTACCTTCCATAATCTTGTCTACTGTGCCAGCCACCGAACCATAATATTTCTGTATCGCTTCCTCCACTTCATGGCGGCTGGTTAGAATCCTGCTTGTCCTGAAACCTAAATTTAATTTAATATTTTCCGCCAGCCAAACATCCATGGGATTATACACTGCTACTGTTAAAACAGGCCCCTCCAGGCTAATTGGCATAAAACCATAATG belongs to Candidatus Omnitrophota bacterium and includes:
- a CDS encoding type II secretion system F family protein; amino-acid sequence: MQFIYKAKKNLNEVVQDKIEGESIEQVLEVLQAKGLVPISVEPSNGIPGLASLSPATSASTKAKPKTVLRPTGKWGLKQLVLFTQKLYNLVNSRVELLSALRLLEKNCQNHTEKALLGDIIKNIKDGISFSGCLSRYPQYFPQLYINIIHTGEATGKLKDALIQLLDYLRRIEDLKSKVKQALAYPIFMTLVGIGTIFVMLTFVLPRIAGMFDDFKAQLPLPTLILMNISNFLKAYWIFIIIFIIVLVSVFKMKMRGQENAFSRLKYHIPLVKDIIYKQSVANFSRSLSLLLQSGVNLLSALTSAGPLMGNPVYVAQLEQVRHDISEGVPFSDSLGKFKIFPDFFVQMIRVGEEGGRLDSVLADIAVSYEKEIEGDLKTVSSLIEPAIILALGLVIGAMVIAMLLPIFNMNTLMG
- a CDS encoding ATPase, T2SS/T4P/T4SS family, with amino-acid sequence MSNKLLGEMLLKKGLITQEQLDQALKDSTIQEDMIGNILVSRGLLEEEQLQKVLSEQFNLPFFAHLKDVSISLDAVKAVPAKLVQHYGFMPISLEGPVLTVAVYNPMDVWLAENIKLNLGFRTSRILTSRHEVEEAIQKYYGSVAGTVDKIMEGKISQGTKLTKDQSVEDIEKNADEASVIKLVNQIITEAIKMRATDIHIEIYVDKIVLRYRIDGVLREMKMPQDAYYIEPAIVSRIKIMCHLDVVEHRIPQDGRAKVRLLDGTEVDLRVSILQGYFGENVVIRILPSQVLLDLNKIGFMPEDLKTIERLLQKPHGIILITGPTGSGKTTTLYTCLSRLNRKEVKIISIEDPVEYAIEGITQIHVNPKVGLTFASALRSVLRHDPDIMMIGEIRDSETADLAIRSSLTGHLVFSTLHTNDSASGVARLMDMGIEPYLLASSVEVIIAQRLVRLLCPLCKGKGCESCSETGFKGRRPIYEIMLIDDDIRAMIGEHKNAQEIKSAARKKGMRTLMENGMFLVEQGLTTKEEIMRVVELE